AGGTCTGCCTGCCGCTCTTTTACTCGGAGAGGTTGATCGGATTTATTAACCTGGGGCACAAAGCAAGAGAAGAAATGTACTATCGGGAGGATCTTGACCTCCTGAATACTTTGGCCAACCAGGTAGCCATTGCCATCGAGAATGCCAACCTTTATGAGAATCTGAAAAAGTCGCAAAATATTCTACGCCGTTCAGACCGCCTGGCTTCTCTGGGAACGTTGATTGCCAGCCTGGCCCATGAAATTCGCAATCCCCTGGTATCCATCAAGACTTTTACCCAGCTTCTTCCGGAACGTATAGATGACGACGAATTTCGTAATTATTTTCTTAAGGTCGCTTCAGGGGAAATCGATCGCTTAACTTCCTTAATCAACGAACTCTTGGGATTCGCTAAACCATCCGAGCCCAATCTAAAAGGGGAAGATGTCAATGCCATCATCGATCGAATGGAAGTTTTAATTGCCACTGAAGCCCGGAAGAAAAACATCACTATTACCAAAAATTATGCCCCCAATCTCCCTTCAGTTTTAGTCGATGCCGAACAGATTAAACAGGTATTACTGAACATTCTCTTGAACGCCATTCAGGCAATCGAGGGGCAAGGGGAGATTTGGATTGATACCCGGATTGTTCGCCTAACACGCGATGACAAAAGTGAACCTTTCCTGCAGATCGAAATCCGCG
The window above is part of the Deltaproteobacteria bacterium genome. Proteins encoded here:
- a CDS encoding ATP-binding protein, with translation VCLPLFYSERLIGFINLGHKAREEMYYREDLDLLNTLANQVAIAIENANLYENLKKSQNILRRSDRLASLGTLIASLAHEIRNPLVSIKTFTQLLPERIDDDEFRNYFLKVASGEIDRLTSLINELLGFAKPSEPNLKGEDVNAIIDRMEVLIATEARKKNITITKNYAPNLPSVLVDAEQIKQVLLNILLNAIQAIEGQGEIWIDTRIVRLTRDDKSEPFLQIEIRDTGIGIPPENLDHVFDPFFSTRPEGSGLGLAISHQIVHEHGGFIDLESEVGKGTSFRIHFPLKPGGKGAFTK